From the genome of Thermogutta terrifontis, one region includes:
- the efp gene encoding elongation factor P codes for MATYNTSEFRKGLKVQLDGEPYLMIECTFVKPGKGQALYKCKLKNLIRNTVIDRTYKSGDTIEAADVEEVDAQFLYRQGDSFIFMDNNTFEQYELTKDQVDEAWKYLKEGMPCTMLLFNGKPISVTPPNHVVLRVEYCEPGVRGNTATNVTKPCQLETGAEIIVPAFVEIGDLIKIDTRTGEYIERVKE; via the coding sequence GTGGCCACTTACAACACAAGCGAATTTCGCAAGGGTTTAAAGGTTCAGCTTGACGGCGAACCCTACCTGATGATCGAATGCACGTTCGTCAAGCCGGGGAAGGGTCAGGCTCTTTACAAATGCAAGCTGAAAAACCTGATCCGCAACACGGTCATCGACCGCACATACAAGAGCGGCGACACCATCGAAGCTGCCGATGTGGAAGAGGTCGATGCTCAATTCCTTTACCGGCAGGGCGATTCGTTCATTTTCATGGACAACAACACGTTCGAGCAGTACGAATTGACCAAGGATCAGGTGGATGAGGCCTGGAAGTATCTTAAGGAGGGCATGCCGTGCACCATGCTCCTCTTCAACGGCAAGCCGATCTCGGTAACACCGCCCAACCACGTGGTTCTTCGCGTCGAATACTGCGAGCCTGGTGTCCGCGGGAACACGGCCACCAACGTGACCAAACCCTGCCAACTGGAGACCGGCGCAGAGATCATCGTTCCGGCATTTGTCGAAATCGGCGACCTCATCAAGATTGACACACGCACCGGTGAGTACATTGAACGCGTCAAGGAATAA
- the epmB gene encoding EF-P beta-lysylation protein EpmB — protein MKSSSAFTTSEAAWPGECQSGSLGAPDWKTVLAEAIRDPQELCRELDLPSSLAEHARQAGKGFPLLLPRTVLPRIRKGDPHDPVLRQFLPVWEETQAVEGFTTDPLQEQAALTAPGILAKYHGRILIVTHPACPVHCRYCFRRHFPYAQALAGKQAEKETSTGVQPRLIASVVEYLSTHPDVTEVIFSGGEPLIIDDPEWKAWLKALADIPHLRRVRVHTRMPIVIPQRVTADLLATFERCPLTKVIVLHANHPREIDNPVSDAILRLRATGAVLFVQSVLLAGVNDSPEVLVELYEKLSDLGVMPYYLHQLDRVAGAHHFEVPEHRGREIIAELRRRLPGYLVPQYVREVPGATAKIPIF, from the coding sequence GTGAAATCGTCCTCCGCCTTTACAACCTCTGAAGCTGCTTGGCCCGGCGAATGTCAGTCTGGTTCTCTCGGGGCACCAGACTGGAAAACTGTTTTAGCGGAGGCGATTCGGGATCCCCAGGAACTGTGCCGCGAGCTGGACCTCCCAAGCTCCCTGGCCGAACACGCCCGGCAGGCCGGGAAAGGATTTCCCCTCCTGTTGCCGCGAACCGTCCTTCCCCGCATCCGGAAGGGCGATCCTCACGACCCGGTGCTCCGTCAGTTCCTCCCCGTTTGGGAGGAAACGCAGGCGGTGGAGGGATTCACGACCGATCCGCTCCAGGAGCAGGCCGCGCTGACAGCGCCCGGGATCCTCGCCAAGTACCACGGCAGAATTCTTATCGTAACGCACCCGGCCTGTCCCGTCCATTGCCGGTACTGCTTTCGGCGGCATTTTCCCTATGCCCAGGCCCTTGCCGGCAAGCAAGCGGAGAAAGAGACGTCCACCGGTGTCCAGCCGCGTTTAATTGCCAGCGTGGTGGAGTACCTTTCCACCCACCCCGACGTAACAGAGGTTATATTCAGCGGGGGAGAGCCCTTGATTATTGACGATCCCGAATGGAAAGCCTGGTTGAAGGCACTGGCAGATATTCCCCACCTGAGGCGCGTTCGGGTGCATACGCGAATGCCGATTGTCATCCCGCAACGGGTGACGGCCGACCTGCTGGCCACCTTCGAACGCTGCCCGTTGACAAAAGTTATCGTCCTGCACGCGAACCACCCGCGGGAGATTGACAATCCTGTGAGCGACGCGATTCTCCGGCTTCGCGCCACGGGGGCCGTCCTGTTTGTGCAGTCCGTTCTTCTGGCGGGAGTCAACGATTCGCCCGAGGTGCTCGTGGAGTTGTACGAGAAGCTCTCGGACCTCGGCGTGATGCCGTATTATCTCCACCAGCTCGATAGAGTGGCCGGTGCCCATCATTTTGAGGTACCGGAGCATCGCGGGCGGGAGATTATTGCGGAGCTTCGCCGCCGATTGCCGGGTTACCTAGTTCCCCAGTATGTTAGGGAAGTTCCCGGCGCGACGGCAAAAATACCGATATTTTAG
- a CDS encoding retropepsin-like aspartic protease, with translation MVARGLRRFLGAVLLFGLAMPGIATAGDVQIDLDPALDLFGDQIEVIQGYNWGGDWALAFGIYDTGASVVTLSATDRAFFDLMGAPVPIKVPDGAVADAIDGVIVGDVSMPMTFWTDGLHAVSFSWDAFLGFDFSYDLTGGVTVPGVQVFVGTETGSAQLPNIAGTPIHFGTIPGGSLPAAKVDMLGYEFDLGAFFADDPTWAPLFAGIVLYMPDLSFVAAGTRLAGIPGTTTDPVRIPLTPFGPENYSNPGDEVTVAPNPVQEQVSLGEALATVTNAVFLFDTGAAISVISTAIAQALGFDLNSPETTIDIIGAAGSPITVPGFTVDWLALPIDTDFDGVVDGQLRFTNAPVFVADLVEGLDGILGMNLWNSAREFLYDPYDPLGPSLQATFLLQRETLSPEEQEALGSLAEANPLFGQLFGISSGPLSFPRFEIRGGPTGGEVIPEPSTAYLLALAAGALGLCYGRRRKTSPRGAPITAV, from the coding sequence ATGGTAGCGCGAGGGCTTCGCCGGTTTCTGGGAGCGGTGCTGTTGTTCGGGTTGGCCATGCCCGGAATTGCCACGGCGGGTGATGTGCAAATCGATCTCGATCCTGCGCTGGATCTCTTTGGGGATCAGATTGAGGTTATCCAGGGCTACAACTGGGGCGGAGATTGGGCCCTCGCCTTTGGAATTTACGATACCGGCGCGAGTGTCGTCACCCTCTCGGCAACTGATCGCGCTTTCTTCGATTTGATGGGAGCACCGGTGCCGATCAAGGTGCCAGACGGGGCCGTGGCGGACGCCATCGACGGCGTGATCGTGGGCGACGTCTCCATGCCGATGACATTCTGGACGGATGGACTGCACGCGGTCTCGTTCTCCTGGGATGCGTTCCTGGGCTTTGATTTCAGCTACGACCTGACCGGCGGCGTCACGGTCCCTGGGGTGCAGGTGTTTGTGGGGACGGAGACTGGCAGCGCACAGCTCCCCAACATCGCTGGGACACCGATCCACTTCGGCACGATACCAGGGGGCAGTTTGCCCGCCGCGAAGGTCGATATGCTGGGATATGAGTTCGACCTCGGTGCGTTTTTTGCTGATGATCCGACCTGGGCACCTCTTTTTGCAGGAATCGTCCTCTACATGCCGGACCTGAGTTTCGTGGCAGCGGGCACACGCCTTGCCGGCATCCCCGGGACGACCACCGATCCGGTGAGGATTCCCTTGACTCCCTTCGGTCCGGAGAACTACAGTAACCCGGGAGATGAAGTGACCGTGGCCCCCAACCCTGTTCAGGAGCAGGTCTCTCTCGGTGAAGCACTGGCCACCGTAACCAACGCCGTTTTTCTCTTTGACACCGGGGCTGCCATCAGTGTGATCAGCACGGCAATTGCTCAGGCGCTCGGTTTTGATTTGAATTCGCCAGAGACCACGATCGATATCATAGGCGCGGCAGGGAGCCCGATCACCGTGCCCGGCTTCACTGTCGACTGGCTGGCATTGCCCATCGACACGGATTTTGACGGGGTAGTGGATGGCCAACTCCGCTTTACCAACGCGCCTGTGTTTGTCGCCGATCTGGTGGAGGGACTTGACGGCATCCTGGGGATGAATCTGTGGAACAGCGCGCGAGAATTTCTGTACGACCCGTACGACCCACTCGGTCCTTCCCTTCAGGCCACTTTCCTTCTCCAGCGCGAGACGCTCTCACCAGAAGAACAGGAGGCACTGGGGAGCCTGGCCGAGGCGAATCCGCTCTTCGGCCAATTGTTTGGGATTTCAAGTGGGCCCCTTTCATTCCCGCGGTTTGAAATTCGGGGTGGGCCCACGGGTGGGGAGGTCATCCCTGAACCGAGCACGGCCTATCTGCTGGCACTGGCTGCCGGAGCCCTGGGGTTGTGCTACGGGCGCCGCCGAAAAACTTCCCCGCGCGGTGCGCCCATCACCGCCGTCTGA
- a CDS encoding arylsulfatase, whose amino-acid sequence MAWRVTGRFFCTLAAAAVFLVGTSRLHAANTNSAEAPQKASSASAATKTPPNIVIILADDMGYSDLGCYGGEIETPHLDRLAANGLRFTQCYNSARCWPSRAAIMTGYYPQQVRRDTVPGVRSGGSGVRPAWAPLLSEVLRQHGYRCYHSGKWHIDKQPWTSGFDHSYVLNDHDRFFHPKNHQEDGRALPTPGPNDGYYATTAIAQYAVKYLAEHATEYREKPFFLYLCFTSPHFPLQAPQEVIAQYRDRYRVGWNVIQQQRGKRLLEMGLVRNSPPPMEVHLGPPYDFPEAFKILGPAEVKYPIPWNELTPDQKEFQTTKMAIHAAMVHIMDEAVGMVVEQLQKMSVLDNTVIFFASDNGASAEIMVRGDGHDPQAPMGSEKTFLCLGPGWSSASNTPFRRHKTWVHEGGISTPFIVHWPQGITARGELRHTPVHFVDVFPTVLELAGISMPDRWNGEERPEPPGKSIVPLFTKDGTVEHDFFWFLHEGNRAIRAGDWKLVAARGDPWELYNLAEDRGETNNLAAKLPEKVAELESLWNRLWEQYQQDAKRDLPETPASNTKPRKAG is encoded by the coding sequence GACGCCCCCCAATATCGTGATCATTCTCGCGGACGACATGGGCTACTCCGACCTGGGCTGCTACGGCGGTGAGATTGAGACGCCGCACCTCGATCGCCTGGCGGCCAACGGACTGCGATTCACCCAGTGTTACAATTCCGCTCGGTGCTGGCCTTCGCGAGCAGCCATCATGACGGGCTATTACCCCCAGCAGGTGCGGCGGGATACCGTCCCCGGCGTGCGCAGTGGTGGGAGCGGAGTGCGGCCGGCGTGGGCCCCGCTTCTGTCGGAAGTCCTGAGACAGCACGGCTACCGGTGTTACCATTCGGGAAAATGGCACATCGACAAACAGCCCTGGACCAGCGGCTTCGATCACAGCTACGTACTCAACGATCACGATCGTTTCTTCCATCCCAAGAATCATCAGGAAGATGGCCGTGCCCTTCCCACCCCCGGCCCTAACGACGGCTACTATGCGACCACGGCGATTGCGCAGTATGCGGTGAAGTATCTGGCAGAACACGCCACGGAGTACCGCGAAAAACCGTTCTTCCTCTATCTGTGCTTCACGTCTCCGCACTTCCCGCTCCAGGCACCACAGGAGGTCATCGCCCAGTACCGCGATCGTTATCGGGTGGGGTGGAACGTCATTCAGCAGCAGCGGGGCAAGCGGCTTCTGGAAATGGGTCTTGTTCGCAATAGCCCGCCACCCATGGAGGTCCATTTGGGCCCCCCGTATGACTTCCCGGAAGCATTCAAGATTCTCGGGCCAGCCGAGGTGAAATACCCCATCCCCTGGAATGAACTCACCCCTGACCAGAAGGAATTCCAAACCACCAAGATGGCGATTCACGCTGCCATGGTCCACATCATGGATGAGGCGGTGGGCATGGTCGTGGAGCAACTCCAGAAAATGAGCGTCCTGGACAACACGGTGATCTTCTTCGCCTCCGACAACGGTGCCAGTGCCGAGATCATGGTACGTGGCGACGGCCATGATCCGCAGGCTCCGATGGGCAGCGAAAAGACTTTTCTCTGCCTGGGCCCGGGATGGTCGAGTGCTTCCAACACCCCCTTCCGCCGCCACAAAACGTGGGTTCACGAAGGCGGTATTTCCACTCCGTTCATTGTGCATTGGCCTCAGGGCATCACCGCCCGCGGAGAACTCCGCCATACCCCCGTGCACTTCGTGGATGTTTTTCCAACGGTCCTCGAGCTGGCGGGAATTTCCATGCCCGACCGTTGGAATGGAGAGGAGCGTCCCGAGCCGCCGGGAAAAAGCATCGTGCCGCTTTTCACCAAAGATGGAACCGTGGAACACGATTTCTTCTGGTTCCTGCACGAGGGAAATCGGGCGATCCGCGCTGGCGACTGGAAGCTGGTTGCCGCCCGGGGCGATCCTTGGGAGTTGTACAACCTAGCCGAGGATCGCGGCGAAACGAATAATCTTGCAGCGAAATTACCAGAAAAGGTGGCAGAACTGGAAAGCCTCTGGAACCGGCTGTGGGAGCAGTATCAGCAGGATGCCAAACGTGACCTGCCGGAAACTCCCGCCTCCAATACAAAACCACGAAAAGCCGGTTGA
- the epmA gene encoding EF-P lysine aminoacylase EpmA, protein MMDAQSPDNDFRPTAPWEILRLRAALLEEFRQFFKERGFLEVETPLLSHDTVVDRHLDPFSVFDVERPEEIQPNTPRYYLQTSPEFGMKRLLASGGPGAIYQITRAFRRGEIGHLHNPEFTIVEWYRVGDDYQSGMELLADLAERILKSGRPTICTYSEVFQDAVGIHPLEASGSQLQGVARFLGIVWPESLAVEDRDGWLDLLWSECVQPRLGHDRPVIVCDYPASQAALAVVRTDTPPVAERFELFFRGVELANGYHELRDPEELRRRIRASNAQRISDGKSPLPEESRLLRAMEHGLPPCVGVALGFDRVVMLRAGAHSLREVLAFPFDIA, encoded by the coding sequence ATGATGGATGCCCAATCGCCCGACAATGATTTTCGACCCACAGCTCCGTGGGAAATTTTGCGCTTACGCGCAGCGCTGTTAGAGGAATTTCGGCAATTCTTTAAGGAGCGGGGATTTCTGGAAGTGGAAACCCCGCTTCTTTCGCATGATACGGTGGTCGACCGCCATCTCGACCCGTTTTCCGTCTTTGACGTGGAGCGCCCGGAAGAGATCCAACCCAACACGCCGCGATATTATCTGCAAACCTCACCAGAATTCGGGATGAAAAGACTTCTCGCCAGCGGTGGCCCGGGGGCCATTTATCAGATCACCCGGGCGTTTCGACGCGGCGAGATAGGCCATCTGCACAATCCCGAATTCACCATCGTCGAGTGGTATCGCGTGGGTGACGATTATCAGTCGGGGATGGAACTGCTTGCCGATCTGGCGGAAAGAATCCTCAAGAGCGGACGGCCGACCATTTGCACCTACAGCGAGGTTTTCCAGGACGCCGTGGGAATCCACCCTCTGGAAGCCAGCGGCTCGCAACTTCAGGGCGTTGCCCGCTTTCTCGGGATCGTCTGGCCCGAGTCTTTGGCCGTGGAGGACCGTGATGGCTGGCTCGATCTGCTGTGGTCGGAGTGCGTCCAACCCCGGCTGGGACACGATCGACCTGTGATCGTTTGCGACTATCCAGCCAGTCAGGCCGCGCTCGCTGTCGTGCGGACCGACACGCCACCCGTGGCCGAGCGCTTTGAATTGTTTTTCCGTGGCGTGGAGCTGGCCAACGGGTACCACGAATTGCGCGACCCGGAGGAGCTGCGAAGGCGGATTCGCGCGAGCAACGCTCAGCGGATCAGCGATGGTAAGAGCCCGCTGCCCGAGGAAAGCCGCCTCCTGCGCGCCATGGAACACGGCCTACCCCCGTGCGTCGGCGTGGCCTTGGGATTTGACCGCGTCGTCATGCTGCGTGCCGGCGCGCACTCGCTGCGAGAAGTCCTCGCCTTTCCGTTCGACATCGCCTGA
- a CDS encoding trypsin-like peptidase domain-containing protein, whose protein sequence is MSRWIDAVRRHYLLTLIGIVTLLTGSGLLVGSLESQEHGTKLNLAAPKPKAASPQHEFANQLSAAFRQAAQEVLPSVVMIRTFAQAGGGRDQTLSPFEEDPFQGTPFDDMLPPEFRYFFRRGPMPPRVIQGLGSGVIIDPSGVILTNSHVVDEQGKVIVRLHDGREFQAVDVKTDPKTDLALVWIKGATGLKAAVLGDSDQVQVGDWVLALGQPFGLEGTVTAGIVSAKGRGLGLAVRENFIQTDAAINPGNSGGPLVNLDGEVIGINTAISTRSGGYEGVGFAIPSNLAKFVAIQLAEKGVVRRGYLGVAIQPIEGDLASQLGVKPHEGVLVAEVYPNTPAAVAGIKSGDVILSFDGKPVTAPNELQSLVEEATIDAPHKVEILRDGKKTTLEVVVREQPAEYGMERVPGRLRRGGRPMPRENESFAKLGIQVETLTADVAQQLGLDIKEGVVITNVTPGSPAQLAGLEEGMVIVEANRQKVTSVSDLTKALQAKPLSEGVLLRVVTPEGVSRYVAIRVSE, encoded by the coding sequence ATGTCGCGCTGGATCGACGCAGTGCGGAGACACTACCTTTTGACCCTTATTGGAATTGTGACGCTCCTCACGGGGAGTGGTCTTCTGGTGGGAAGTTTGGAAAGCCAGGAGCACGGGACCAAGCTCAATCTTGCCGCTCCCAAACCCAAGGCGGCTTCTCCGCAGCATGAGTTTGCCAATCAGTTGTCAGCGGCATTCCGCCAGGCCGCCCAGGAGGTTTTGCCCAGTGTGGTGATGATTCGGACGTTTGCCCAGGCCGGTGGCGGGCGGGACCAAACGCTCTCCCCCTTTGAGGAAGATCCTTTCCAGGGAACTCCGTTCGACGACATGCTGCCGCCGGAATTCCGATACTTCTTCCGCCGTGGTCCCATGCCGCCCCGCGTCATTCAGGGGCTTGGTTCCGGCGTGATCATCGACCCTTCCGGCGTGATCCTTACCAACTCCCACGTCGTGGATGAACAGGGCAAGGTTATCGTGCGACTTCACGACGGACGTGAGTTCCAGGCCGTGGATGTAAAAACCGATCCCAAGACGGACCTTGCCCTGGTGTGGATCAAAGGCGCCACTGGACTGAAGGCTGCCGTCCTCGGTGACAGTGATCAGGTGCAGGTGGGTGACTGGGTTCTGGCTCTCGGTCAGCCCTTCGGACTGGAGGGAACCGTCACCGCCGGAATTGTCAGCGCCAAGGGCCGCGGCCTCGGCCTTGCCGTGCGGGAGAACTTCATTCAGACCGATGCCGCGATCAACCCGGGAAATAGCGGTGGCCCGCTCGTTAATCTCGATGGCGAAGTCATCGGCATCAATACGGCTATCAGCACCCGGTCGGGCGGATATGAAGGAGTCGGCTTCGCCATCCCATCCAACCTGGCCAAGTTTGTCGCCATTCAGCTTGCAGAAAAGGGCGTCGTGCGGCGCGGATACCTGGGCGTGGCGATTCAGCCGATCGAGGGAGATTTGGCGTCCCAGCTTGGCGTGAAACCGCATGAAGGCGTGCTCGTGGCTGAGGTGTATCCTAACACACCGGCGGCCGTGGCCGGGATTAAGTCGGGCGACGTGATCCTCAGCTTCGACGGGAAACCGGTGACCGCGCCTAATGAGCTGCAAAGCCTCGTGGAGGAAGCGACGATCGACGCACCCCACAAGGTGGAGATCCTCCGCGATGGCAAGAAAACCACGCTCGAGGTCGTCGTCCGCGAACAACCCGCGGAATACGGGATGGAGCGTGTGCCGGGGCGTCTCCGTCGGGGCGGTCGCCCGATGCCGCGGGAGAACGAGAGTTTTGCCAAACTGGGCATCCAGGTGGAAACGCTGACCGCTGATGTGGCCCAGCAACTTGGCCTTGACATTAAAGAAGGGGTGGTCATCACGAACGTGACCCCGGGCAGCCCCGCGCAGTTGGCCGGTCTGGAAGAAGGCATGGTGATTGTGGAGGCCAACCGCCAGAAGGTGACCAGCGTCAGCGATCTGACCAAGGCCCTGCAGGCGAAGCCGCTGAGTGAAGGCGTCCTTCTTCGGGTGGTCACGCCTGAGGGCGTCTCACGGTATGTGGCGATTCGCGTGAGCGAATAA
- a CDS encoding tyrosine-protein phosphatase yields MGHAGSLPPGWVDIHCHILPELDDGPPNWDQALAMARLAVREGTAWIVATPHQRGRYQQNTPAVIASRCEELRRRLREAAIPLEIFTGADVRIDEGLVESVKRGEVSTVGTGRYVLLELPHDIYLPLDSLLRELKRVGVTGILTHPERNTALLRHPEKLEEVLSAGALLQLTAGSLTGAFGPAVRQFAEELLLTGRVHVVASDGHGVRGRPPTMGEATRHIARRLGRDAADILCRRNPARIVQGMPVQSLERVEAAEPFWRRAWRRLAG; encoded by the coding sequence ATGGGACACGCGGGTTCTCTACCCCCGGGTTGGGTGGACATCCATTGCCACATTCTTCCGGAACTGGACGACGGACCGCCGAATTGGGATCAGGCTCTGGCAATGGCCCGGCTGGCCGTGCGCGAGGGTACTGCCTGGATCGTGGCGACTCCCCATCAGCGTGGCCGATACCAGCAGAACACCCCGGCAGTGATTGCCAGCCGCTGCGAGGAACTGAGGCGTCGGTTGCGGGAGGCCGCTATTCCGCTCGAAATCTTCACCGGCGCCGATGTGCGGATCGATGAGGGATTGGTTGAGTCTGTAAAAAGGGGCGAGGTCTCCACGGTGGGCACTGGCCGCTACGTACTTTTAGAGCTTCCCCACGATATCTATCTCCCCCTCGATTCGCTATTGCGGGAATTGAAGCGGGTGGGGGTGACCGGCATTCTCACGCATCCCGAGCGGAACACGGCCCTCTTGCGGCACCCAGAGAAGCTCGAGGAAGTGTTGTCCGCCGGGGCTCTGCTTCAACTGACGGCGGGAAGCCTGACGGGGGCTTTTGGACCGGCCGTGCGGCAGTTTGCCGAAGAACTCCTTCTGACCGGACGAGTACACGTGGTGGCCAGCGACGGCCATGGAGTTCGCGGCCGACCGCCAACCATGGGGGAAGCTACCCGGCACATTGCTCGGCGCCTGGGCCGGGATGCAGCGGATATCCTCTGCCGTCGCAATCCCGCCAGGATTGTGCAAGGGATGCCCGTCCAAAGTTTGGAACGAGTGGAAGCGGCGGAACCGTTCTGGCGGCGGGCGTGGCGGCGATTGGCCGGTTGA